In Burkholderia sp. WP9, a genomic segment contains:
- a CDS encoding winged helix-turn-helix domain-containing protein, whose amino-acid sequence MSLPRLTGQVIAFSRFWLAREVGLLISDGAVIELGARPFAMLAALLEARGRVVSTAELREIVWPGSNVDANTVQAQISAIRRALDDDRDLIVTVAGRGYRFAGEIRVLETPDAGLDLPVANAGSIAASLATAFAATAAASPPISAELTFGSQHVASYSATWRGVGSGSARPGYAKTATSARLTPVTAASSLAAAAAPPASAFPALLPTSAVTSLRSQIIDPSPFIGRHAELSELLALVPTRRIVTLTGASGVGKTRLAIEAASRLAPHFPDGDFCAALASLAQPDRIANAIGAAVGLEPDSELSMPANLAAQIGERRMLLIVDHCDHLSEAAAELIDTLVANTGGLHVIATCESPLFIGGETAVPVAALRAPPEQIDGTPATLDYDALRLLFTRLAHCLKPAALHAPLPEADSIAPATLAAAALICRRVDGVPFALELAAATIAGQVRAGVPPEDAIVAFARELDTVMTHRGGGRRIVLPRAAIVHVMLDLSYAALDAPTRTMLRRLGIFATAFSHDAACEMLGAFGSDYGFGPPEPRLLERQLHTLMDAGLVNTVDCDGALRLRLPPAVRRFALDALERNRESAEADLHHAQFVARDMARRFGAGVAMARAHSRHDIDALRAALEWAVSVDKVELCIELLDNTAPMWGALALVDEYIGWVRAVLARVDSVSMRRIRDEMRLRAVLARALMLKRSASNEIVESWQRTYELANICADTPYRLRALFCLVMCALDAGEVEHCRRLSGEFSEIAPVTHSQAVSINAQRIEGIVKAYAGEFDTAIRLLAPVVGLNDEAAAEIDEDVSREANAVATSYGLSLHLVARAIHAVALWLVGQPHMAAPLRVTIRDPADESEPLAGCIALALACALAALDDDIALTESCAAALVTRARAAGVKRWLRLGLDFQLWLDARRGDQDASRRLITGAMKRIARERIYVPDIAFIATLLPRIALQDEPELAASLGATLGEAVSRSERTGELWYVPELLRLIAMVRLRGGEDPRVVRPLLEDALLRARHHRARRLELRITVDLEALDASAPEGLLRAR is encoded by the coding sequence ATGTCGCTACCGCGACTCACCGGTCAGGTGATCGCCTTTTCGCGATTCTGGCTCGCGCGCGAAGTGGGCCTGCTGATTTCGGACGGCGCCGTCATCGAACTCGGCGCGCGCCCGTTCGCGATGCTCGCTGCCCTGCTCGAGGCGCGCGGCCGCGTGGTGTCGACCGCCGAGTTGCGCGAAATCGTCTGGCCGGGCAGTAATGTCGACGCGAACACGGTGCAGGCGCAAATCTCCGCGATCCGCCGCGCGCTCGACGACGACCGCGATCTGATCGTGACCGTGGCCGGCCGCGGTTACCGCTTTGCGGGTGAAATCCGCGTACTCGAAACGCCCGACGCCGGACTCGATCTTCCGGTGGCGAATGCCGGCAGCATTGCCGCGTCGCTCGCCACCGCGTTCGCGGCGACCGCCGCGGCCAGCCCACCGATCTCGGCGGAACTCACGTTCGGTTCGCAGCACGTGGCGTCCTATAGCGCGACGTGGCGTGGCGTCGGTTCGGGCTCCGCGCGTCCCGGCTATGCCAAAACCGCTACCTCCGCGCGGCTCACGCCGGTCACCGCCGCATCGAGCCTGGCCGCCGCAGCCGCACCGCCGGCTTCCGCATTTCCGGCGTTGCTGCCGACCAGCGCCGTCACGTCGCTGCGCTCGCAGATCATCGACCCGTCGCCGTTTATCGGCCGTCATGCCGAGTTGTCCGAATTGCTCGCACTGGTGCCCACGCGCCGCATCGTCACGCTGACCGGGGCGTCCGGTGTCGGCAAAACGCGCCTCGCGATCGAAGCGGCGAGCCGCCTCGCGCCACATTTTCCGGACGGTGATTTTTGTGCGGCGCTTGCCTCGCTCGCACAGCCCGACCGCATTGCAAATGCGATCGGTGCGGCCGTCGGCCTGGAGCCGGATAGCGAGTTGTCGATGCCGGCCAACCTGGCCGCACAGATCGGTGAACGCCGCATGCTCCTGATCGTCGATCACTGCGACCATCTGAGCGAAGCGGCGGCCGAGCTCATCGATACTCTGGTGGCAAACACAGGCGGCTTGCATGTGATCGCCACCTGCGAGTCGCCGCTTTTCATCGGCGGCGAAACGGCCGTGCCGGTGGCCGCGTTGCGCGCGCCGCCCGAGCAGATCGACGGCACGCCCGCCACGCTCGACTACGACGCGCTGCGTTTGCTCTTCACGCGGCTCGCGCACTGTCTGAAGCCGGCCGCTTTGCATGCACCGCTGCCCGAAGCGGACAGCATCGCGCCGGCCACCTTGGCGGCGGCCGCGCTGATTTGCCGGCGGGTCGATGGCGTGCCGTTCGCGCTCGAACTCGCTGCGGCGACGATCGCCGGACAAGTGCGCGCGGGCGTGCCGCCGGAAGACGCGATCGTGGCGTTCGCGCGCGAACTCGATACGGTGATGACGCATCGCGGCGGCGGCCGCCGCATCGTGCTGCCGCGCGCGGCGATCGTTCACGTCATGCTCGACCTGTCGTATGCCGCGCTCGACGCCCCGACCCGCACCATGCTGCGCCGGCTCGGTATTTTCGCCACCGCGTTCTCGCACGACGCCGCCTGCGAAATGCTCGGCGCGTTCGGCAGCGACTACGGCTTCGGGCCTCCCGAGCCGCGCCTGCTGGAACGCCAGCTTCACACACTGATGGATGCGGGTCTCGTGAATACGGTCGACTGCGACGGTGCCTTGCGGCTGCGCCTGCCGCCCGCCGTGCGCCGCTTTGCGCTCGACGCTCTCGAGCGGAACCGCGAAAGCGCCGAGGCCGATCTGCACCACGCGCAGTTCGTCGCCCGTGACATGGCGCGCCGCTTCGGCGCGGGTGTCGCGATGGCCCGCGCGCATAGCCGCCACGATATCGACGCGCTGCGCGCGGCGCTCGAATGGGCCGTCTCGGTCGACAAGGTGGAACTGTGCATCGAGTTGCTCGACAACACGGCGCCGATGTGGGGCGCGCTCGCGCTCGTCGACGAATATATCGGCTGGGTGCGCGCGGTGCTGGCGCGCGTGGACAGTGTGTCGATGCGCCGTATCCGCGATGAGATGCGCCTGCGCGCCGTGCTCGCGCGCGCGCTGATGCTCAAGCGCAGCGCGTCGAACGAGATCGTCGAGAGTTGGCAGCGCACCTACGAGCTCGCCAATATCTGCGCCGACACGCCGTACCGCCTGCGTGCGCTGTTCTGCCTCGTGATGTGCGCGCTCGACGCCGGCGAAGTCGAACATTGCCGGCGCCTCTCCGGCGAATTCAGCGAAATTGCGCCGGTGACGCACAGCCAGGCGGTGAGCATCAACGCGCAGCGCATCGAAGGCATCGTCAAGGCGTATGCGGGTGAGTTCGATACCGCGATCCGCCTGCTCGCGCCGGTTGTCGGGCTCAACGACGAAGCCGCCGCCGAGATCGACGAAGACGTCAGCCGCGAGGCCAATGCGGTGGCCACCAGTTATGGGCTGTCGCTGCATCTCGTGGCGCGGGCGATTCACGCCGTCGCGCTGTGGCTGGTCGGTCAACCGCATATGGCCGCGCCCCTGCGCGTCACGATCCGCGATCCCGCCGACGAGAGCGAACCGCTCGCGGGCTGCATCGCGCTCGCGCTCGCCTGCGCGCTTGCCGCACTCGACGACGACATTGCGCTCACCGAGTCCTGCGCGGCGGCGCTGGTGACGCGAGCGCGAGCAGCCGGCGTCAAACGCTGGCTGCGTCTCGGCCTCGACTTTCAACTTTGGCTCGACGCCCGGCGCGGCGATCAGGACGCCTCGCGGCGGCTGATTACCGGCGCGATGAAGCGGATTGCGCGCGAACGCATCTATGTGCCCGACATCGCCTTTATCGCCACACTGCTGCCGCGCATCGCGCTGCAAGACGAACCTGAATTGGCGGCATCCCTCGGCGCGACGCTCGGTGAAGCGGTCAGCCGCAGCGAGCGCACCGGCGAGCTCTGGTACGTGCCGGAACTGCTGCGTCTGATTGCGATGGTGCGTCTGCGCGGCGGCGAAGATCCACGGGTGGTCAGGCCGCTGCTCGAAGACGCGCTGCTGCGCGCCCGGCACCACCGCGCGCGAAGGCTCGAACTGCGCATCACCGTCGATCTCGAAGCGCTCGATGCATCCGCGCCCGAGGGGCTGCTTCGCGCAAGATGA
- a CDS encoding GNAT family protein, which produces MRFIPLDSMETPYLRLRPLTLADAPALFDQMLGDAGTMRDLPVPRHTGVAQTVEFVDEALRGWKDGSLIRYALECKETGRLTALIELKPTLPRVEIGVIISRHGGARRRRAGILALQELIDWLIEQPGVYRVFACCAVDGAAHSSMERLGFVQEAILTNHEPRPNRGLAAAHSYLYALTRPAAVPPEPPSEGVAWLRNTMQWDLADA; this is translated from the coding sequence ATGCGCTTCATCCCGCTCGACAGCATGGAAACGCCTTATCTGCGGCTGCGCCCGCTCACCCTCGCCGATGCCCCCGCCCTGTTCGATCAGATGCTCGGCGACGCCGGCACGATGCGCGACCTGCCGGTGCCGCGCCATACCGGCGTGGCGCAGACCGTCGAATTCGTCGACGAGGCGCTACGCGGCTGGAAGGACGGCAGCCTGATCCGCTACGCGCTCGAATGCAAGGAAACCGGTCGGCTGACCGCGCTGATCGAATTGAAGCCGACGCTGCCGCGCGTGGAGATCGGTGTGATCATCAGCCGGCATGGCGGCGCCCGACGCCGCCGGGCAGGCATACTCGCGTTGCAGGAACTGATCGACTGGCTGATCGAACAACCCGGCGTGTACCGCGTCTTCGCCTGCTGCGCCGTGGATGGCGCCGCGCATAGCTCGATGGAGCGCCTCGGTTTCGTTCAGGAAGCGATATTGACCAATCACGAGCCGCGGCCGAACCGCGGCCTCGCCGCCGCTCATAGCTATCTTTACGCCTTGACGCGCCCCGCAGCGGTGCCGCCGGAGCCACCCAGCGAAGGCGTCGCGTGGCTGCGCAACACGATGCAGTGGGATCTCGCGGACGCCTGA
- a CDS encoding CesT family type III secretion system chaperone yields the protein MSSERYTSLIMDLCATVGLGDAEHVLRTRSIEVEGFDVRLDYFERDLDAMYANFHFGTVTAGRTLVIFRLMLEANLLIYAQDQAQLGLDTDTGGVVLVLRLPFADGLNGEGLADLLAHYAEHGRYWRQNIVESSDEMFEGIASGEFFWLRA from the coding sequence ATGAGCAGCGAGCGTTACACCAGTCTGATCATGGACCTGTGCGCGACCGTCGGTCTCGGCGACGCGGAGCATGTGCTGCGCACACGGTCGATCGAGGTCGAAGGCTTCGACGTGCGGCTCGACTATTTCGAGCGCGACCTCGACGCGATGTATGCGAATTTTCATTTCGGCACGGTGACGGCCGGGCGCACGCTCGTCATCTTCCGGCTCATGCTCGAAGCCAACCTGCTGATCTATGCGCAGGACCAGGCGCAATTGGGACTGGATACGGACACGGGCGGCGTGGTGCTGGTCCTGCGCTTGCCGTTCGCCGACGGTCTGAACGGCGAAGGGCTCGCCGATCTGCTCGCCCACTACGCGGAGCATGGCCGCTACTGGCGGCAGAACATCGTCGAATCGAGCGACGAGATGTTTGAAGGCATCGCTTCCGGGGAGTTTTTCTGGCTGCGGGCCTAA
- a CDS encoding type III secretion protein: MYEQLEAHASEFNDLQKTLADPDGAPKVEAIRQALDATAQRISEIQGATDLDRNNLAKLYRGFLAASRVIARLQEKQAGAHA, translated from the coding sequence ATGTACGAGCAACTCGAAGCCCACGCCAGCGAATTCAACGACTTGCAGAAGACGCTCGCCGATCCGGACGGCGCGCCGAAGGTGGAAGCGATCCGTCAGGCGCTCGACGCAACCGCGCAGCGCATCAGCGAAATCCAGGGCGCAACCGACCTCGATCGCAACAATCTGGCGAAGCTCTACCGCGGCTTTCTCGCTGCGTCGCGGGTGATCGCGCGGCTGCAGGAAAAACAGGCCGGCGCGCACGCCTGA